From a single Okeanomitos corallinicola TIOX110 genomic region:
- the sbcC gene encoding exonuclease subunit SbcC: MIPVQLILKNFLSYRDAALDFAGLHTACICGSNGAGKSSLLEAITWAIWGESRATIEDDVIYSGAPEVRVDFTFLNNQQTYRVIRNRVRGGTSVLEFQIETPAGFRPLTAKGMRATQDIILQHIKLDYDTFINSAYLRQGRADEFMLKRPTERKEILAELLKLNQYDQLEEKAKDNSKQYKGRIEELSRSLENVKTQLQEKTATKAELSQLEVQINKIQQQEAVDKIQLQSLQVVQHQRQNWEQQLNFTRQQYQNLSQDCDRLQQEKLSIQSQLTNLADILNQEAEINTGYTEYQSLQSQEEAFSTKFEQHTRATSFRQQQQQQLVKQIQSIERQLQQTEAELKALEQQEQELEQILTKSSDVETALSQLAAAREHLNNLDQLQMQVSPLLQQRADLKSQIDRTHASLVARLEQLQATETKLQTQHRHRPQLQQAVMDVGVKIEELEKKKVYLQRVQEKGQERRHFIERLQAQKREYEKLLAELEQKLQMLQNPDALCPLCERPLDEHHWSTVIQKTQTEYEETQGLFWVLREQMAVSDREIQVLRQEYREINQQLSGYDELREKRGQLAAQLQATTDVQEQLKQIEVEKQHLERSLQGNFDPEKQAELQQLDEYLQQLNYNEKDHALARSEVERWRWAEIQQAKIKDAKKKQAQLASKKPELQGKIEELKAGIELEQTNSDTAKQIEALTREIAELNYSSEVHNKLRQAVRESQSWQLRYQQLLSAKEQYPQIQNRLADLITSEKSRLVEQQKLTIQIDDIVEQLKATANPTEQINNLEQQIAIRRQELDQKIAHFGRLEQRVHQLELLQTQCEQEQEQLKYCQQQQRVYQELAQAFGKNGIQALMIENVLPQLEAETNQLLSRLSANQLHVQFVTQKAGRSGRSSKKKTKLIDTLDILIADARGTRAYETYSGGEAFRINFAIRLALAKLLAQRAGAALQLLIIDEGFGTQDNEGCDRLIASINAIAADFACILTVTHIPHLKEAFQARIEVNKTQQGSNLSLSI; this comes from the coding sequence ATGATTCCAGTCCAACTTATCTTAAAAAACTTTCTTAGTTACCGTGATGCAGCTTTAGATTTTGCCGGCTTGCATACGGCTTGTATTTGTGGTTCTAATGGTGCTGGTAAATCTTCTCTTTTGGAAGCTATTACTTGGGCTATTTGGGGGGAAAGTCGCGCTACGATTGAAGATGATGTCATCTATTCTGGAGCGCCGGAAGTCAGGGTTGATTTTACTTTTCTCAATAACCAACAAACTTATCGGGTAATTCGTAACCGTGTTAGGGGTGGAACGAGTGTTTTAGAATTTCAAATAGAAACTCCTGCTGGTTTTCGTCCTCTGACTGCTAAGGGAATGCGAGCTACTCAGGATATAATTTTACAACATATTAAACTGGATTATGATACTTTTATTAATTCTGCTTACCTACGTCAAGGACGAGCAGATGAATTTATGCTCAAACGTCCGACGGAGCGGAAGGAAATTTTAGCAGAGTTGTTAAAACTCAATCAATATGATCAGTTAGAGGAAAAAGCCAAGGATAATTCTAAACAGTATAAAGGTAGAATAGAAGAATTATCACGTTCTCTGGAAAATGTTAAAACTCAACTGCAAGAAAAGACAGCTACAAAAGCTGAATTATCACAGTTGGAAGTACAAATAAATAAAATTCAACAACAGGAAGCTGTTGATAAAATTCAATTACAAAGTTTGCAGGTTGTTCAACATCAACGCCAAAATTGGGAACAACAATTAAACTTTACCAGACAACAATATCAAAATTTGAGCCAAGATTGCGATCGCTTACAACAAGAAAAGTTATCTATTCAATCTCAACTCACAAATTTAGCAGATATTCTCAATCAAGAAGCAGAAATTAATACCGGATATACAGAATATCAAAGTCTGCAATCTCAAGAAGAAGCTTTTTCGACTAAATTTGAACAACACACCCGCGCTACCAGTTTCCGACAACAGCAACAACAGCAACTGGTCAAACAAATCCAATCCATTGAACGTCAACTACAACAAACAGAAGCTGAGTTAAAAGCTTTAGAACAACAAGAGCAAGAATTAGAACAAATCCTCACCAAGTCTTCAGATGTAGAAACTGCTTTATCTCAGTTAGCTGCTGCTCGTGAGCATCTAAATAATTTGGATCAGTTGCAAATGCAAGTCAGTCCTTTGTTACAGCAACGAGCAGATTTAAAAAGTCAAATAGATCGCACCCATGCTAGTCTAGTGGCACGACTGGAGCAATTACAAGCCACAGAAACCAAACTCCAAACCCAACACCGTCATCGTCCACAGCTACAACAAGCGGTGATGGATGTGGGAGTGAAAATTGAAGAATTAGAGAAAAAAAAGGTTTATTTGCAACGTGTACAGGAAAAAGGACAGGAACGCAGACATTTTATAGAACGGTTGCAAGCTCAAAAACGGGAATACGAAAAATTACTGGCAGAGCTAGAACAAAAGTTACAGATGCTGCAAAACCCAGATGCTTTATGTCCCTTGTGTGAGCGTCCTTTAGATGAGCATCACTGGAGTACAGTTATACAGAAAACCCAAACGGAGTATGAGGAAACCCAAGGACTATTTTGGGTGTTACGAGAACAAATGGCAGTTTCTGACAGAGAAATTCAGGTACTCAGACAGGAATATCGAGAGATAAACCAGCAATTATCTGGTTATGATGAACTCAGAGAAAAACGAGGACAATTAGCAGCACAGTTACAAGCTACTACTGATGTACAAGAACAATTAAAACAAATTGAAGTAGAAAAACAACATTTAGAGCGTTCTTTACAGGGAAATTTTGACCCCGAAAAACAAGCAGAACTCCAGCAATTAGATGAATATTTGCAGCAGTTAAATTATAATGAGAAAGATCACGCTTTAGCTAGAAGTGAAGTAGAACGTTGGCGCTGGGCAGAAATTCAACAGGCTAAAATTAAAGATGCAAAGAAAAAACAAGCACAATTAGCTAGTAAGAAACCGGAATTACAAGGGAAGATTGAGGAATTGAAAGCGGGAATTGAATTAGAGCAAACTAATTCGGATACAGCTAAACAAATAGAAGCTTTAACTAGAGAAATTGCCGAATTAAATTATAGTTCTGAAGTTCATAATAAATTACGTCAAGCTGTGCGAGAATCCCAATCTTGGCAATTACGTTATCAACAATTATTGTCTGCAAAGGAACAATATCCACAAATTCAAAATAGGTTAGCAGATTTAATCACTTCTGAAAAAAGTAGATTAGTAGAACAGCAAAAACTAACCATTCAAATTGATGATATTGTTGAACAGTTAAAAGCGACAGCTAACCCCACGGAACAAATTAATAATTTAGAACAACAAATAGCAATTAGAAGACAAGAATTAGATCAAAAAATAGCTCATTTTGGTAGGTTAGAACAAAGGGTACATCAATTAGAATTATTGCAAACTCAGTGTGAGCAAGAACAGGAACAATTAAAATATTGTCAACAACAACAGCGAGTTTATCAGGAATTAGCGCAAGCATTTGGTAAAAATGGTATCCAAGCTTTAATGATTGAAAATGTCTTACCTCAACTGGAAGCTGAGACAAATCAACTACTTTCACGCTTGAGTGCAAATCAACTGCACGTCCAATTTGTGACTCAAAAAGCTGGAAGAAGCGGAAGATCAAGTAAGAAAAAAACTAAGTTAATTGATACATTAGATATTTTAATTGCTGATGCGAGGGGTACAAGAGCTTATGAAACCTATTCTGGAGGAGAAGCGTTTAGAATTAACTTTGCAATTCGGTTAGCATTAGCGAAATTGTTAGCTCAACGGGCTGGTGCTGCATTACAATTATTGATTATTGATGAAGGATTTGGTACACAGGATAACGAAGGATGCGATCGCCTAATTGCTTCTATTAATGCGATTGCGGCTGACTTTGCTTGTATCCTCACTGTTACCCATATTCCCCATTTAAAAGAAGCATTTCAAGCACGAATAGAAGTAAATAAAACTCAGCAAGGTTCAAATTTATCGTTATCTATCTAA
- a CDS encoding Bpu10I family restriction endonuclease, giving the protein MSKTDRNPLVHGSNLEQKENHRKKYRDVESRKFLQEIRTEYDKWRLANVELVGPTSIPTENDDEIIVQRVELLSSYKDFLDQKHYAEKFDSRSNLHSSVLEEFLYYLFRDLAKDFGENALIGKSHTFKDIFFVPPKYSEMLKRPYARIEKKDHDFVIGATIEASFEAVMQPEENPSEILTIVKEEPENYSEVTVTGNTETHIFDIPVIVIECKTYLDKTMLESSSRAAEDLKARNPNSLYIVMMEWIKLTSDVNLRKYKIDQIYVLRQQKNTDREFRYEENYFKSPINSTVVQHLFYKIRNHLTMDWAGGIEYGIKRGWLIEE; this is encoded by the coding sequence ATGTCCAAAACTGATAGAAACCCTTTAGTTCATGGTTCAAATCTCGAACAAAAGGAAAATCACCGCAAAAAATATAGAGATGTTGAAAGTAGAAAATTTCTCCAAGAAATTAGAACTGAGTATGATAAATGGCGTTTAGCAAATGTTGAATTAGTAGGACCAACATCAATACCTACAGAGAATGATGATGAAATTATTGTTCAAAGAGTAGAACTTTTATCATCATATAAGGATTTTTTAGATCAAAAACATTACGCTGAAAAGTTTGACTCTCGCTCAAATCTTCACTCTAGTGTTTTGGAAGAATTTCTTTATTATTTATTCCGAGATTTAGCAAAGGATTTTGGAGAAAATGCTCTCATTGGAAAATCCCATACTTTCAAAGATATTTTCTTTGTGCCTCCAAAATATTCTGAAATGTTAAAACGTCCGTATGCTCGTATTGAGAAGAAGGATCATGATTTTGTAATTGGTGCAACTATTGAAGCATCATTTGAAGCAGTTATGCAACCAGAAGAAAATCCTAGTGAAATACTGACAATTGTTAAAGAAGAACCTGAAAATTACTCAGAAGTTACAGTTACAGGTAATACGGAAACTCATATTTTTGATATTCCAGTTATTGTCATTGAATGTAAAACCTATCTTGATAAAACTATGTTGGAAAGTTCATCAAGAGCCGCAGAAGATTTAAAAGCCAGAAATCCAAATAGTTTGTATATTGTGATGATGGAATGGATAAAGTTAACAAGTGATGTCAATCTTAGGAAGTATAAGATTGATCAGATTTATGTACTACGTCAGCAGAAAAATACTGACCGAGAGTTTAGATATGAGGAAAATTATTTTAAAAGTCCAATTAATTCAACAGTAGTTCAACATCTATTCTATAAAATTAGGAATCATTTAACAATGGATTGGGCTGGTGGAATTGAATATGGAATAAAACGTGGTTGGTTAATTGAAGAATAG
- a CDS encoding DNA cytosine methyltransferase, with product MIKNKPVAIDLFAGAGGFGLGFEMAGFSVPLSVEIDSWACDTLLYNHPKMTVIQNDIRNFTTLSIVKEICIYKPDIIIGGPPCQGFSIAGPAKKDPNDPRNTLFINFAQWISFLEPTGFVMENVKGLLSRKNSEGVKVIDIIKKTFEEIGYFVEVWLLNSAEYGVPQVRERVFIVGNKLGKKLGIPQKTHSLDLLNDSILQLSLEEINLAPALNLWDAISDLPILNAREGEEEQPYTLEHQNQYQKWCRNSSNILYNHVAMEHSKRLVERFKQINWGESSSDVPKEYGAKRRNGNGKLSDKIYDQNNRRLNPHKPAHTIAASFYANFIHPFQHRNLTAREGARVQSFPDTYRFLGKKTVVSHKLLQRENRLNEKFLCQYNQIGNAVPPLLAKAIATHLQKKLELCPKLIETL from the coding sequence ATGATCAAAAATAAACCTGTTGCTATTGATTTATTTGCTGGTGCTGGAGGTTTTGGGTTAGGCTTTGAGATGGCAGGATTTTCTGTTCCTCTATCTGTGGAAATAGATTCTTGGGCTTGTGATACTCTGCTTTATAATCATCCCAAAATGACAGTGATTCAAAATGATATTCGTAATTTCACTACTTTAAGTATTGTTAAGGAAATCTGTATTTACAAGCCAGATATAATTATTGGTGGTCCTCCATGTCAAGGTTTCAGTATTGCTGGACCAGCCAAGAAAGATCCTAATGATCCTAGAAATACTTTATTTATTAACTTTGCTCAATGGATAAGTTTCCTTGAACCTACAGGATTTGTTATGGAGAATGTTAAGGGTTTACTATCACGAAAAAATAGTGAGGGTGTAAAGGTCATAGATATTATTAAGAAAACTTTTGAGGAAATAGGATATTTTGTAGAAGTATGGTTACTAAATTCTGCTGAATATGGTGTCCCACAAGTGAGGGAGCGTGTATTTATTGTTGGAAATAAATTAGGTAAAAAATTAGGGATACCCCAAAAAACACATTCGTTAGATTTATTAAATGATAGTATATTGCAATTATCTCTGGAAGAAATAAATCTAGCTCCTGCTCTTAATTTATGGGATGCAATATCAGATTTACCTATACTGAATGCACGAGAAGGTGAAGAAGAGCAACCCTATACATTAGAACATCAAAATCAATATCAGAAATGGTGTAGAAATAGTAGTAACATACTTTATAATCATGTTGCAATGGAACATTCTAAACGATTAGTAGAACGTTTCAAGCAAATTAATTGGGGTGAATCTAGTTCAGATGTTCCAAAAGAATATGGTGCTAAACGGCGTAATGGAAATGGTAAATTATCTGATAAAATCTATGACCAAAATAACAGACGTTTAAATCCCCATAAACCAGCACATACTATAGCGGCTTCTTTTTATGCAAATTTTATCCATCCTTTTCAGCACCGTAATTTGACTGCTCGTGAAGGTGCGCGTGTTCAATCTTTCCCTGATACTTATCGTTTTTTAGGAAAGAAAACAGTTGTATCTCATAAGTTATTACAAAGAGAAAATAGATTAAATGAAAAGTTTCTTTGCCAGTACAATCAGATAGGTAATGCTGTACCACCACTTCTTGCTAAAGCCATTGCAACTCATCTTCAAAAAAAATTAGAGTTATGTCCAAAACTGATAGAAACCCTTTAG
- a CDS encoding AAA family ATPase: MNFREEFKLLLRARYPLIYIPTYEEERVEAAIREEATNQGNRPVYTWDFVDGYQGNPNDVGFGKRNPLQALEFIEKLTPSAPAVLILRDYHRFLEDVAISRKLRNLARLLKSQPKNIVLLSPRIAIPDDLTEILTVVEFPLPAAPEIKTEIERLLQATGNSPSGKFLDDLVRSCQGLSMERIRRVLARALASHGELQPEDVDLVLEEKRQTIRQTQILDFYPATEQISDIGGLDNLKDWLIRRGGSFTERARQYGLPHPRGLMLVGIQGTGKSLTAKAIAHHWHLPLLRLDVGRLFGGLVGESESRTRQMIQVAEALAPCVLWIDEIDKAFSGLGSKGDAGTTSRVFGTFITWLAEKTSPVFVVATANDIQALPPEMLRKGRFDEIFFVGLPSQEERKAIFTVHLSRLRPHNLKSYDMDRLAYETPDFSGAEIEQTLIEAMHIGFSQNRDFSTDDILEAASQIIPLARTAVEQIQKLQEWAAAGRARLASKHSSLSDRIQRQM, from the coding sequence ATGAACTTCCGCGAAGAATTTAAACTCCTCCTCCGCGCCCGCTACCCCCTCATATACATCCCCACCTACGAAGAAGAACGGGTAGAAGCTGCCATCCGCGAAGAAGCCACCAACCAAGGCAACCGCCCCGTTTATACCTGGGATTTTGTGGACGGATATCAAGGCAACCCCAACGATGTCGGCTTTGGTAAACGCAACCCCCTACAAGCTTTAGAATTCATTGAAAAATTAACACCTTCTGCCCCAGCAGTGTTAATTCTCAGAGATTACCACCGTTTTTTAGAAGATGTAGCCATTTCTCGCAAACTGCGTAATTTAGCCCGATTGCTGAAATCTCAACCGAAAAATATTGTTCTACTATCCCCACGCATTGCGATTCCCGACGACTTAACCGAAATATTAACAGTGGTGGAATTTCCCTTACCCGCAGCACCGGAAATCAAAACTGAGATAGAACGGTTATTACAAGCCACTGGTAACTCCCCTTCTGGAAAATTCCTCGATGACTTGGTGCGTTCCTGTCAAGGTTTGTCAATGGAACGGATACGCCGGGTTTTAGCTAGGGCTTTAGCATCCCACGGAGAATTACAACCAGAGGATGTGGATTTAGTTTTGGAGGAAAAACGTCAAACCATCCGCCAAACCCAAATCCTGGACTTTTACCCCGCCACTGAGCAAATATCTGATATTGGGGGATTAGATAACCTCAAAGATTGGTTAATTCGTCGGGGTGGTTCATTTACCGAACGAGCGCGACAGTATGGATTACCGCACCCCCGTGGTTTAATGTTGGTGGGGATTCAGGGAACTGGTAAGTCTTTAACGGCTAAGGCGATCGCCCATCATTGGCATTTACCCTTACTGCGCTTAGATGTTGGCCGTTTATTTGGTGGTTTAGTCGGTGAATCAGAATCCCGCACCCGGCAAATGATCCAAGTCGCTGAAGCCCTTGCACCATGCGTTTTGTGGATTGATGAAATTGACAAAGCCTTTTCTGGGTTAGGTAGTAAAGGTGACGCAGGAACAACTAGCCGAGTTTTTGGTACATTTATTACTTGGTTAGCTGAAAAAACCTCCCCCGTGTTTGTGGTAGCCACCGCTAACGACATTCAAGCCTTACCCCCAGAAATGTTGCGAAAAGGGCGATTTGATGAAATTTTCTTTGTCGGTTTACCCAGTCAAGAAGAAAGAAAAGCCATTTTTACAGTCCATTTATCCCGCTTGCGTCCCCATAATCTGAAAAGTTATGACATGGATAGATTAGCCTACGAAACTCCTGATTTTTCCGGTGCAGAGATTGAACAGACGTTAATAGAAGCCATGCACATTGGTTTTAGTCAAAATCGTGATTTTTCCACCGATGATATTTTAGAAGCGGCTAGTCAAATCATCCCTTTAGCACGAACAGCGGTAGAACAGATCCAAAAACTACAAGAATGGGCAGCTGCGGGGAGAGCGCGTTTGGCTTCTAAACACAGTTCTTTAAGTGATCGTATCCAGCGCCAGATGTAA
- a CDS encoding aldo/keto reductase, protein MQTNQNLSLPTMGCGTWAWGNQLLWGYNQSMDDQLQQVFNLCVNNGVTLFDTGDSYGTGKLNGRSESLLGKFNKEYQGINQNNICIATKLAAYPWRWTRKSIISACNASAQRLGKNVDLVQMHWSTANYAPWQEVGLLDGLGDLYAQGLVKGVGLSNYGTKRLLWVHKRFQERGIPIKTLQVQYSLLSTYPVTELGLKDVCDDLGIKLIAYSPLALGLLTGKFEKNGKFPEGVRGFLFKQILPGIQGVLGTLKEIAQQRNKTMSQVAINWCICKGAIPIPGAKNLQQAQQNIGALGWSLSDGEVTELDNAAANSEKKMVQNIFQTR, encoded by the coding sequence ATGCAAACTAATCAAAATCTATCTTTACCGACAATGGGATGCGGGACATGGGCTTGGGGAAATCAACTTCTCTGGGGATACAATCAAAGCATGGATGACCAATTACAACAGGTATTTAACCTCTGTGTAAATAACGGTGTCACCCTCTTTGATACGGGAGATTCCTATGGAACAGGTAAATTAAATGGCCGCAGTGAATCATTATTAGGAAAATTTAATAAAGAATATCAAGGCATCAATCAAAACAATATTTGTATAGCTACAAAATTAGCCGCTTATCCTTGGCGATGGACAAGAAAATCAATTATTTCTGCCTGTAATGCTTCGGCTCAAAGATTAGGAAAAAATGTGGATTTGGTGCAAATGCACTGGTCAACTGCTAATTATGCACCTTGGCAAGAAGTTGGTTTATTAGATGGTTTAGGAGATTTATATGCACAGGGTTTAGTGAAAGGTGTAGGTTTATCAAATTACGGTACAAAAAGATTATTGTGGGTGCATAAAAGATTTCAGGAAAGAGGAATTCCCATTAAAACTTTACAGGTACAATATTCACTTTTATCAACCTATCCTGTCACAGAGTTAGGTTTAAAAGATGTATGTGATGATTTAGGGATTAAATTAATTGCTTATAGTCCTTTAGCATTGGGTTTATTAACAGGTAAGTTTGAAAAAAATGGTAAATTTCCCGAAGGTGTGAGAGGGTTTTTATTTAAACAGATATTACCAGGAATTCAGGGAGTTTTAGGAACTTTAAAAGAAATAGCACAGCAGAGAAATAAAACTATGTCTCAAGTTGCTATTAATTGGTGTATTTGTAAAGGTGCAATTCCCATTCCTGGGGCGAAGAATTTGCAACAAGCACAGCAGAATATCGGGGCTTTGGGTTGGTCTTTGAGTGATGGGGAGGTGACAGAATTAGATAATGCTGCGGCTAATTCGGAGAAGAAGATGGTGCAGAATATTTTTCAGACGAGGTGA
- a CDS encoding SH3 domain-containing protein — protein MISGLLKLILGFVLAIAVLLGSGLTVALYFVNRTAVPPEKPLFANDNPPPKPKSEQPKATPAKSTSTSKPKPTPKATPTEKPKTLPPGAYKATITWPQGLSIRDKPGLDASSIGGVAANKTVIILEESQDKNWQKIRVEDTEQEGWVKAGNTKKVEE, from the coding sequence ATAATTTCTGGTTTACTTAAACTTATACTTGGTTTTGTTCTGGCGATCGCCGTCTTATTAGGCAGCGGATTAACAGTAGCACTCTATTTTGTCAATCGTACCGCTGTACCACCTGAAAAACCATTGTTTGCTAATGATAATCCCCCACCCAAACCCAAATCTGAACAACCAAAAGCGACACCAGCTAAAAGTACATCCACATCTAAACCTAAACCAACTCCCAAAGCTACACCCACAGAAAAACCAAAAACATTACCACCAGGCGCTTACAAAGCTACTATCACCTGGCCTCAAGGTTTGAGTATCCGAGATAAACCCGGATTAGATGCTAGTAGTATTGGTGGAGTTGCTGCTAATAAAACAGTCATTATTTTAGAAGAAAGTCAAGATAAAAATTGGCAAAAAATCCGCGTTGAAGATACAGAACAAGAAGGTTGGGTCAAAGCAGGTAATACTAAAAAAGTGGAAGAATGA
- a CDS encoding NACHT domain-containing NTPase, whose product MTGRSLSCSPEGIKKAKKALIRFSLTQKALAEDLGVTRQPVSRFCTGKPVDRNLFLQICEYLELDWEQVVTQVNQADTEESENNSIDINTLVQEVREKIKPLIQERCGTMRVLDMTQPIGLNDIYTSVNILETITGRQRRKVEDLLEDLFQECTSEDFYRVGLGRITQKRVPGLEAVEKYPKLMILGKPGAGKTTFLKYLAIQCIQGEFHADFVPIFVTLKNFAEADNKPSLLNFISTEDSIQDFGVENAEKLLTQGKMLILLDGLDEVREEDSQRILQEIDKFSQKFQQNQFVMTCRIAAKEYTFEKFTEVEVADFDFEQIQTFAHNWFKNKQVKPENFIQHIQDNEPIQELATSPLLLTLLCLAFEESGDFPANRSELYKEGLDALLKKWDAKRGIQRNKIYQKLSIQRKEDLLSKIALTTFEKSEYFFKQKAAEQYIIEYIKNLPDANNDPEALQLDSEKILKSIEAQHGLLVERAKGIYSFSHLTFHEYFTAREFVFVQQSSNQALQSLVSHFTEKNWREVCLLAVGMSPNADRLLLLIKDKIDKLLGEDEELQEVLTWVKNKSTSVQVSYKPAAVRAFYFGLSLSLSLSLDLDLSRTLSLSLSLDLDLSRTLDLDLSRTLSLSLSLSLDLDLSRTLSRTLSLDLDLSRTLSLSLDLDLDLDPELKNSLQSLKEQIPDRKKDNEAYKNWWQNNYKSWAEELRKIMIKYRNIGHDWQFNEAQKQLLEQYYDANKLLVECLNSDCYVSRDVREYIEDTLLLPIAEIQPYHSQQN is encoded by the coding sequence ATGACCGGTCGTTCCCTATCCTGTTCTCCAGAAGGTATCAAAAAAGCAAAAAAGGCTTTAATCCGCTTTTCCCTCACCCAAAAAGCATTAGCTGAAGATTTAGGGGTAACTCGTCAACCAGTTAGTAGATTCTGTACAGGGAAACCAGTTGACCGCAATCTCTTTTTACAAATTTGCGAATATTTAGAATTGGACTGGGAACAGGTCGTTACTCAAGTCAATCAAGCAGATACAGAAGAGAGTGAAAATAACAGCATTGATATCAATACCCTTGTCCAAGAAGTCCGGGAAAAGATAAAACCCCTCATTCAAGAGCGCTGCGGGACAATGCGGGTGCTGGATATGACACAACCAATAGGATTAAATGATATCTACACCAGCGTCAATATCTTGGAAACCATCACTGGAAGACAACGACGAAAAGTAGAAGATTTATTAGAAGATTTATTCCAAGAATGTACTTCAGAAGATTTTTACCGCGTTGGACTAGGAAGAATTACCCAAAAAAGAGTACCTGGACTAGAAGCAGTGGAAAAATATCCCAAGTTGATGATTTTGGGAAAACCAGGTGCAGGTAAAACTACATTTTTGAAATATTTAGCAATTCAATGTATTCAAGGTGAATTTCATGCTGATTTTGTGCCGATTTTTGTCACGCTCAAAAACTTTGCAGAAGCTGATAATAAACCCAGTTTATTAAATTTTATTAGTACGGAAGATTCAATTCAAGATTTCGGTGTGGAGAATGCAGAAAAATTATTAACTCAAGGGAAAATGTTAATTCTTCTCGATGGTTTAGATGAGGTCAGAGAAGAAGATAGTCAACGCATCTTACAAGAAATAGATAAATTTTCTCAAAAATTCCAGCAAAATCAATTTGTGATGACTTGTCGTATTGCTGCTAAAGAATACACTTTTGAGAAATTCACAGAAGTAGAAGTTGCTGATTTTGATTTTGAACAAATTCAGACCTTTGCTCACAATTGGTTTAAAAATAAGCAGGTTAAACCAGAGAATTTTATTCAACACATTCAAGATAATGAACCTATTCAAGAACTGGCCACAAGTCCCTTACTACTAACTTTACTCTGTTTAGCATTTGAAGAATCAGGAGATTTTCCCGCCAACCGTTCGGAATTATATAAGGAAGGATTAGATGCACTCCTCAAAAAATGGGATGCTAAACGGGGGATTCAACGGAATAAAATTTACCAAAAGCTATCAATTCAGCGTAAGGAAGATTTACTCAGTAAAATTGCCTTGACTACTTTTGAAAAAAGTGAATATTTCTTCAAACAGAAAGCAGCAGAACAATACATTATAGAATATATCAAAAATTTACCAGATGCTAATAATGACCCAGAAGCATTGCAATTAGATAGTGAAAAAATTCTCAAATCAATAGAAGCTCAACATGGATTATTAGTAGAACGAGCTAAGGGTATTTACTCTTTTTCTCATTTGACATTTCATGAATATTTCACAGCTAGAGAATTTGTATTTGTCCAACAATCTTCAAATCAAGCTTTGCAGAGTTTAGTTAGTCATTTTACGGAAAAAAATTGGCGGGAAGTTTGTTTATTAGCGGTGGGAATGTCACCTAATGCAGACCGTTTGTTACTATTAATCAAGGATAAAATTGATAAATTATTAGGTGAAGATGAGGAGTTACAAGAAGTTCTGACTTGGGTAAAAAATAAATCTACTTCTGTTCAGGTTTCTTACAAACCAGCAGCAGTTAGAGCTTTCTATTTTGGCCTCTCCCTCTCCCTCTCCCTCTCCCTCGACCTCGACCTCTCCCGAACCCTCTCCCTCTCCCTCTCCCTCGACCTCGACCTCTCCCGAACCCTCGACCTCGACCTCTCCCGAACCCTCTCCCTCTCCCTCTCCCTCTCCCTCGACCTCGACCTCTCCCGAACCCTCTCCCGAACCCTCTCCCTCGACCTCGACCTCTCCCGAACCCTCTCCCTCTCCCTCGACCTCGACCTCGACCTCGACCCAGAACTCAAAAATTCACTACAATCACTAAAAGAGCAAATACCAGACAGAAAAAAAGATAACGAAGCTTATAAAAATTGGTGGCAGAATAATTATAAAAGTTGGGCGGAAGAATTAAGAAAAATCATGATTAAATATCGTAATATTGGTCATGATTGGCAATTCAACGAAGCACAAAAACAATTACTTGAACAATATTATGATGCCAATAAATTATTAGTAGAATGTTTAAATAGTGATTGTTATGTCAGCCGTGATGTGCGCGAGTATATAGAAGATACTTTACTATTACCCATTGCAGAAATACAACCCTATCACAGTCAACAAAATTGA